In Phreatobacter stygius, a genomic segment contains:
- a CDS encoding GNAT family N-acetyltransferase translates to MTAIDLGPVIDTTPAPRPVHCVIEGRSCRLRPLDAARDSDGLYALSHGPEKAAQWAYLSAGPFSDQAEFSAFVAKIAAGTTDQVYWAIADRDDRAIGWLSLMRIDPANRVIEVGSILYTPALQRTPAATEAQYLMAAHVFETLGYRRYEWKCNDLNAPSKRAAIRFGFTYEGLFRQHVIAKGHNRDTAWFSMLDIEWPQRKLAFERWLDPANFDAAGRQKVALGVFNQLTATEGPLTLRRATLADVPGIQALKTAAYLPNEAIIGVASMPRTADYGALISNHEIWVADGEDHLAACAVFEPGPEPVIYSLAVHPKSQGKRYGDAILAFCETRARALGAKAMTLYTHVKLTERIAWYARKGFEPTHVQQLPDRAAQHMKKTLG, encoded by the coding sequence GTGACTGCCATAGACCTTGGGCCGGTGATCGACACGACCCCGGCTCCGCGCCCGGTCCACTGTGTTATCGAGGGGCGTTCCTGCCGCTTGAGGCCGCTCGATGCGGCGCGCGACAGCGACGGTCTCTATGCCTTGTCGCACGGACCGGAGAAGGCTGCGCAATGGGCCTATCTGTCCGCCGGGCCCTTTTCCGACCAGGCCGAATTTAGCGCTTTCGTCGCCAAGATCGCCGCCGGCACGACCGATCAGGTCTATTGGGCGATCGCCGACCGGGATGATCGTGCCATCGGCTGGCTGTCGCTGATGCGCATCGATCCGGCGAACCGGGTCATCGAGGTCGGCTCGATCCTTTATACGCCGGCCCTGCAGCGGACGCCCGCGGCAACCGAAGCCCAATATCTGATGGCGGCCCATGTCTTCGAGACGCTCGGCTATCGGCGCTACGAATGGAAGTGCAACGATCTCAATGCGCCGTCGAAGCGCGCGGCGATCCGTTTCGGTTTCACCTATGAGGGCCTGTTCCGCCAGCACGTGATCGCCAAGGGGCACAACCGGGACACCGCCTGGTTCTCGATGCTCGACATCGAATGGCCGCAACGCAAGCTTGCCTTCGAGCGATGGCTCGATCCTGCCAATTTCGATGCCGCCGGCCGGCAGAAGGTGGCGCTTGGCGTGTTCAACCAGCTGACCGCGACCGAAGGCCCCTTGACGCTGCGCCGGGCGACACTCGCCGATGTGCCTGGGATCCAGGCGCTGAAGACGGCAGCCTACCTGCCCAATGAGGCAATCATCGGCGTCGCATCCATGCCGCGCACCGCTGATTATGGCGCCCTGATATCAAATCATGAGATCTGGGTTGCCGATGGCGAGGATCACCTCGCCGCCTGCGCGGTGTTCGAGCCCGGACCCGAACCGGTCATCTATTCGCTGGCGGTGCATCCGAAATCGCAAGGCAAGCGTTACGGCGATGCCATCCTGGCGTTTTGCGAGACCCGGGCGAGGGCGCTCGGGGCCAAGGCGATGACGCTCTACACCCACGTCAAGCTCACCGAGCGGATCGCCTGGTACGCCCGCAAGGGCTTCGAGCCGACCCATGTCCAGCAATTGCCGGATCGGGCGGCTCAGCACATGAAGAAGACTCTGGGCTAG